AAATTGACCTATCCAATTTGACAAATTATGGTTCATCGGCATCACTTTTGTTTGCTGATGACAACTAGAACAATTCTCCAAACCTTCATGACAAGATGTACAATCCATCAAATTCATTTTAGCATCAATACCGTGTGTCATATAATAATTTCCGGGATGAACTGTCGGTTCAATAGACAAAAACGAATGACACGATTCACACATTTGTTCCTGGTGACATAAATTACAATTATCTTGTCCAATCACTGTAGAATTCAATCCATGAGATTGAACCCAATCAAATGAGTGATTTTCAGGAATAGAATTTTCATGACAAGATTTACAATCAGAAAATACCCAGCTATTTGGAATATCTTCTTTATCATCATCTAATAAATTTGTGTGACAAACAAGACAATCTTCCGTTCTGCTGATATGAGATCTGTGAGCGAAATCAGGTCCACGTCTTGAAGCTAATTCAGGATAGGTATCTAATTCATCTGCATTTGCATGACAAAGAGTACAATCACCTTCATCATCTTCGGACACATCTTCATGACAAGATTCGCACGTATCCATTGTTGGAAGTAATCTCTCATTTAATGACATGGATGACAAAACATTTTCATGACATTCATTGCATTCGATTTCTTCATCAAATACATGTAATTCATGAGGAAACATAATCCAATCTGCTTTTTGGGAAATTCCCAAAGATAAAATTAGAAATAGACTAAAATATCGCATGGATTGAAATTCCTTCTCGATAATCAATTTTAAAATATGGATTCGAATAAAATTGTGAGAAAAACCGAAGTTTGATGGATTGAGTTACGGACCAATTAATCCATGTAAATAAAGAAGACGATGTGATAGGTTCAACAATATCTCCATCACTTAACAGATTTAGTGAAATAGAACCACCCAAATCTAATTTTGAATTTAAAGTATATTTTGATCCAACAGATCCACCTACCTGAAAAGTCTCGCCATAATTTCCGAATATTAATGTGCCTGCACCCCAAGGACTATTGAGTGTTGTGTAAAAATAAAGGTTAGATATATCAGCCAATCGAATGGATAAATGATTTGAAATCGTATATTTTGATTGAAATTTGGATTGGAGTCCAATTATAGTAGTTGCAGGCAATGAAAATGGTTGACTTACCCAACTCCAATTTTCAAAACCGGAATATCTTTTTTCTCTGTACCCAATAAATAAGCGTCCAAGTTTTGTATTTTTTGAAAGTTTTAATCGTAAATAATGTGTTCGTGAATTCGATTGATCCCAAACATAAGTTCCATAAAAATTCATGGAAAATATTTGTGTATATCCATTTAAGCCCGAAAATACTTGTAGAGTATCTTTTTCATTATTAATCCAAGAGAACAAAGATATATTTTTCTTCCAAGACCCTTTTGACCACGACAAAACACCTTGTAACTTTTCAAGATATACACTGTCGGAGAAAAAGGACTCACTCACATAACTTGTATCACTGAAATCCACCACAGATCGAAACCCGCCCAATAAATCAAATGTCCCCAACTTTTTATTTTCATATCTAAATGAAACGCCATCTATCCTCGTTAATAGTGCTGGAGACCAATACGGAATTCGACCCAATTGAAATCTAAAATAATCTGTTTTGAACTCTGATATAAATGAGTGAAGCCTAAATGGGTTTAAATGATGGTTTGTACTAGTTCCATATTCAAAAAGAGAAGAAATGCTTGAAAATCGTCCAAATGATTGACGATATGAAAGATTTGAACGCCACTGCAATGATGCATTTTCATCTAAAAAACTTATACGAGGATATTGAGCGGATGCAGAAAATTGAATTACCGACGACATACTTTTAACCGAGCTATTTAAAACTAAAAATAGAACCAAACCAAGAAGAGTAAGGGTCTTGGGTAATTTGATGTCTAGATTTTTCATGAATCTCTGCATCCACATAAGAAGGATAGAAAACAACCCTGCATCAAGTATAATTGTATAATATTTATATTGAGTAAAGTATGAAGAAGGGTTGTTCTCATGACTTATCCTTTAATTAAAAACCAAATGGTTTTGACCATTTATGTCCTGGCAATTCTGACCAATTCATATTATTAAAACCAAATTTGATTGATTTCACATCGTAACCAATGACAGTCAAATATGCTATGGATGCAGCTGCCGTTTGTCCCGTGTAACAATAGAATACATTGCTTCCAGAAGGATCAAAAGATGATAGATTTTCACTGAGAGTCAATGTTGAAGGTGATAACTGATAGGCGCCGTCAATATGTCCATGACCTATATAATCTTCATTACTCCAATAATTCATCATATTGTAAGAAGAAGCATCAGTAATAACATCACCTGCTGCAATGAGTAATCCTTCACCCCACGCTGTTATAGCCGCATCAATTCGTGCATCTAAAATTTCATCTGCATTTTCAAACCCTGTATTTAAAACCGGATAGTCAAATGTAGGTAATGCTTCAGAAGCAGTTGTGACTAAATCGCCTGCATATTGATCAGAACAATTAGATGTCCATTTATCTAAGCTAACGTCATAAGCGCTCATACCAAATTTCATGACATAAGCGTCATGTCCTTTTAGTCGTAGCAATGTATGTGCAAATGATGCTGTTTGTCCTGAATAACATGTGACTAAAATAGGACCTGTGACATTGTCAGCTTCATCAAACATCGTTGATAGAGTTACATTCACAGCTCCTTCTACACCTAGAGAAGCAAAATCTTCTGATGATCTTAGATCAAATACAGTATATGCGGAATAATCAAATTCAGCATTTAATGCGCCTGAAGCCAAAATCCAACTACCCATATTATTAACGTATCCGCCGTCCGAACCTTCTAAATATTCGACCAAGACATCAAATTCATTAACTTTCTCTACTTTTGTATCTTCACATCCTGTGAGCCCAAGCAGGGCAATTCCCAAGACGAGAATAATCCATTTGTTACTTTTCATGGTTCATTACTCCTTTTATTGTTACTTGTTGTTGCATACTCACGATTTCACGTGAATTCATTTGATAAATATTTTTCATCTTTAACCTGGGTGACATGGATTACAACCCACTTTTGAAAATTGGCCTAGAACTGGTTGATTTGCATTAATTTCATTTTCTATCAAATCATCCAATAGTAAATAAATACTATTTGTATCCAAACTTGTATAATTTGAATAATTCCCTTCCGAATCATACCTTACACCATGGTTGTGACAATTATCTGAACAATAATCTGAATTTGTTGTATCTGTTTGGCTCGTCCAAAGTTTAATATTATGTGGTGTTGTTACTTCCCATGTTGGCCTTGCGTCAAAGTTTGCTAATTCTGGGTGTCCCCATTTTTCATAAGAATCGGGTGCAACTGGGATATGCCTTAATACTGCCCATTTCCCATTTCTAAGTTCATAATCATTGTTGATCCCAATTTTAAAATCAGGATATTCTAGATACCCATTTCCACCTGATTTCACATCAGTTTCTCCAGCAACTTCACCATAACCTTCTTTCCATTCACCACCGGAGTGACATGTATTACAATTATTATAAGGCTGAGAATGGCAGACAAAACAACTAAGTCCTTCTCCTGATTCAGGCCAGTGCTGTTGATGATATTCATTAGCTTCTGCTACATCTCCATGACAGAAATCACATTGAACCTGTTCCTCGTCTTTCAACAAGTGATAACGAGATTCATATTGTGATGCATCCGCATGAAAATCTTCTACATGACAATCAAAACATTTTAATCGTTTTAAAAAATGCA
The window above is part of the Candidatus Neomarinimicrobiota bacterium genome. Proteins encoded here:
- a CDS encoding rhodanese-like domain-containing protein; amino-acid sequence: MKSNKWIILVLGIALLGLTGCEDTKVEKVNEFDVLVEYLEGSDGGYVNNMGSWILASGALNAEFDYSAYTVFDLRSSEDFASLGVEGAVNVTLSTMFDEADNVTGPILVTCYSGQTASFAHTLLRLKGHDAYVMKFGMSAYDVSLDKWTSNCSDQYAGDLVTTASEALPTFDYPVLNTGFENADEILDARIDAAITAWGEGLLIAAGDVITDASSYNMMNYWSNEDYIGHGHIDGAYQLSPSTLTLSENLSSFDPSGSNVFYCYTGQTAAASIAYLTVIGYDVKSIKFGFNNMNWSELPGHKWSKPFGF